The genomic interval GCACAGGAAATGGTATTCAGGATGACTGGTATGGCCTTCGCCCTCCTGAATGATAACACACATATGCTCAATTATACAAAGCGAATATTTGAATGCTTTCCCGCGCTTGTATATCAACGAACCAATTCATTGCGGCTGGTACTATTATGCTGGCAGGCACTCGCCTGTCTGGGACTTGACAACCTGGCTCCGGCAAACAAAATATGCCAGCACGCAGACAAGCTGCTAAAGGCTTATCCATTTGATTTTACCAGTGGGCGCCATATTGAAGTGCTGCAAAAGATGATCCTGGCAGAAATCTATTTCAAGGAAAAGGAATTGAACCGGGCCATCCGTATAGCGGAAGCAGCTGTTGAAATTTCACAGAAGATGGACCTTAAATTATTACTACTGACAGGCTTTAAACAACTTAGCAAAATGTATTCGCAGGTTCGCTTTGATAAACAATATAATCAGGCCCAGCAGCAAATGTCGCTCATCAATAAAAGTACTTCATTTAAACATTTTGAAAGGGTACTTGTCACTGTCTCAAAAACCAATCAGCTATAAATCAGTAATTTATAAAGAAATTCAGCCATAAAAAGTTCTCCTTTTAAAGCGAAAACACATTTTTTTGCAATGCATCTGGCATAATTTTGCGTTATTGCATATCATAATGGCCATTGATGAAAGTAAATACACTACATTCCAACAATTTCTGCTCAACCTGCTGAGCCTGTTGACCATTATACCATTGGCGCCTTACCTTAACCGGTATATACCTCCATTAGTTGTACAAGGCTGGCATATGGATATGTTTGTGGCAGTGCTGATCGCCTTCCTGTTCACGCGTTTGCTATTATGGATCTTTAAACCGTTGATCATCCCGGCCTTTGTGCTTGTTTGCAGTGTATTGTTTATCAATTATTTTACAGACAACTATTCCTTTACCAATGTTCTGAACGATTATAAGGGTATGGTACAGGGTAACTGGGGCGCCAAGAACAATAAACAGTTCGACATTCTCAGCCTTTACCCCAGACGTGTGGAAACTTATCGTGATAAAACAGTAAGGGGCATACGGGACAAGGTTAACTATAAAGACTCACTGGTTCGCAATTTTTCTGTTGCCCATTCTGTGAAAGATTTTGATGAATATTTTCCAAAATACGGGAAGGTATCCCGCTATCTCGCATTGTTCCATTATATCAACAGGCATTTCAAATATGTGCCTGACACCCATCGTGATGAATATTTCGCTACTCCCATGGAAACCATCCAGAATGGCTTGGGGGGTGACTGCGATGACCACTCTATACTGATGGCTTCCTGCCTGCAATCTATTGGTGCCCGCTGCCGTATTGTACTTATACAGGGACACGCCTATCCGGAACTTTATTGCGGCAGTAAAGAGGACTTTGAAGTTATAAAACAGGCCATTGTTACTTTGTTTCCGCAACCTCCTGTGAAGGAGATCCACTACCACGAGATGAAAGGCGAATACTGGATAAACCTTGACTATACTGCCCGTCACCCGGGAGGCAAGTATATGAACGACAAGGTTTATGCATTGATTGAATTATGATACAAAGAAAGCATTAGTAATGAGCCAATTCAAGACGATAAAGAAATATCACTCTTTCTTCAGGTTTAAGCGCGATTTTGAGCGGTATAGTTTGAGAAAGGTCAGAAGCTATGAGATCATTATCCACTGGCTGCATAAGGTATTGAGCAGAAGCCAGTTCCTGATATTATCAGGTATCCTTGTTGGCCTTGGAGCCGGAATGGCGGGAGTGGTGCTGAAAGTGCTTGTACATTATATACATTATTTCATCACTCATAAGGTACATTTCAGCACACAGATCATTTTTTATATTCTCTTTCCATTCCTGGGTATTGTGCTCACAACAGTGTTGGTTGTCTGGGGGTTCAAAGGGCAGTCCAGAAAGGGTATTGGTCTTATTCTCTATGAAATTGCACAGAATTCCAGTCTTATTCCGCCGGTAAAAATGTATTCGCAGATCATGCAAAGCGCTATTACGGTAGGACTGGGAGGTTCTGCCGGATTGGAAAGTCCTATTGCAGTGACGGGCGCCGCTATTGGCAGTAATTATGCTCGCAACTATAACCTGGGATATAAGGAAAGAACGCTCTTATTGGCAGCCGGCGCCACTGCCGGTATTGCTGCTGCCTTCAACGCGCCAATTGCAGGCGTGATGTTTGCCTTTGAGATACTGTTGACAGGCGTTGTTTTCTCCGATTTCATCCCGCTGATATTAGCCGCCGTTTGCGGTAGCTTATTATCAAAGATCATTCTCCAGGAAGAAGTACTATTTCATTTTGAAACCAGGCAGCCATTCAATTATTATAATGTTCCCTACTATATTGGATTGGGATTGCTATCTGCATTTTATGCGCGTTACTTTATTGTCATATCTCAGCGCGTTGAACATTTCATTAAAGGTCTGAAATGGTCTGCCCTGCAGAAGGCTATTTTGGGAGGCCTGATAGTATCCGTTTTATGCGTGTTGATGCCGCCTTTATTCGGGGAAGGATATACCAGCGTAAAATTACTGGCAGGAGGCTATTCCGACGAGATCATTCAAAATAGTTTTTTCAGGTATATTCCTGCACAAAGCTGGATATTGTTGTTGTTCACCGGATGCATCTGCCTGCTGAAAGTATTTGCGACTGCCTTTACCATTCATAGTGGTGGTAATGGCGGTAATTTCGCTCCTTCTCTTTTCGCAGGTGGATTTCTTGGATACTTCTTCGCGTTGCTGTGCACTCACCTGGGATTTAATAATGTTCCCTTTACCAATCTGGTGATAGTGGGAATGGCAGGTGTTATGAGCGGCGTAATGTATGCACCGCTGACGGCTATTTTCCTCATTGCCGAAGCCAGCTCCGGATATGACCTTTTCATCCCGCTGATGATCGTATCTACTACATCATTCCTGCTGGCGAAATGGTTTTCTCCAATCTCTCCTGAGCTAAAACATCTGGCGGATAAAGGAAAGATCTTTACGAGAGCGCATGACAAGAATATTTTGTCCCTGCTGAAACTGGAGGAATTAGTGGAAAAAGACTTTCAGCGCATATCTTCCGATGAAACACTCAGGCAGCTGATCGAACTCGTAAAACAGGGTCATCGCAACGTAATTGGCGTGTCTGGCTCCGACGAACAGCTGGAAGGTATCATTTCCCTCGATGATATACGACAGATCATGTTCAACCCTTCCCTGTATGATACAATAACCATCAGACAATTAATGAAGCCGCCGCTTGCGGTCATTGATATCCATGATAACGTAGCAGACGTGATCAATAAATTTGATGAGGTACATACCTGGAATCTTCCGGTCACTCATGAAGGCAAGCTGGTTGGCTTTGTCTCCAAATCAGGCATACTTAATCAATATAGATTATTATTGCAGGAGTATTCATGATCTTCATCCGTCAGATCATGCTTGAAATTTAATCCGGTTTATGGCCAAAATTCTGATCTTATTCGCGCATCCTGCATTTGAAAAATCCAGGGTGCATTCACAGTTACTAACTGCCATACGCGGCATGCCGGGAGTGACCCTGCATGACCTTTACGAGGTATATCCCGATTTGAATATTGACGTAAGGCATGAGCAATCGCTGCTCCTCCAGCACGACATTATATTGTTCCAGCACCCTTTTTACTGGTACAGCGCTCCTGCAATGATCAAACAGTGGCAGGACCTCGTTCTTGAACACGGTTGGGCCTATGGACGTACAGGCACTGCATTGCGGGGAAAAATGGCCGGTAATGTCATTTCTGCCGGCGCACAGGAATCAACATATAGCAAAGAGGGTTGGCATCATTATACCATCCATGATTTCCTTTTGCCATTCAGGCAAACGGCAGTGCTTTGCAATATGCAGTACCTGGACCCTTTTGTTATTTACGGTACGCACCGGCTTTCCTACACGGGAATCCTGGAGCAGGCGGTTGCTTATAAAAAAATGCTGGAAGGGCTACGGGACGGACAATTAAAAATTCAATGACATGGAACATTCTTACTTCTTTATAGCAATGATATACCTGGCTGCTGCGGTGATCTTCATCCCGATAGCCAAAAAACTCGGCTTAGGCTCCGTGCTGGGCTACCTGCTGGCTGGCATTGTAATAGGTCCATCTCTCCTGGGCTTTATCGGACAGGAGGGACAGGACATTATGCACTTTGCGGAATTTGGCGTGGTGATGATGTTGTTCCTCATCGGCATTGAACTGGAACCCGCTTTATTGTGGAATATGCGGGCGCCTATCCTGGGCCTTGGCGGATTACAGGTGCTGATCTCAACAGCTGCAATTGCCGGACTGGCCCTGTTACTTGGTCAGCCCCTGAATGCCTCACTGGCATTAGGAATGACACTGTCTCTGTCATCTACGGCAATTGTGTTGCAAAGTCTCAAAGAGAAAGGACAGTTATCGTCGGCGGCAGGTCAGAGTGCTTTTTCAGTACTGCTTTTCCAGGATATCGCAGTCATTCCGATGCTGGCGATCTTTCCCTTGCTGGCAGGTCCTGATTCAAACAGCGCTGCAGACCATACTTCATCACTCAGAGATAATCTGCCTGCCTGGATGCAGACCCTGGTAGTACTTGCCGCTGTAGTAGTGATCATTGTGGCAGGGCAATATTTGGTCCGCCCCTTGTTGAGGGTAGTGGCAAGAACACGTGTAAGGGAATTGTTCACAGCTTTCGCATTACTTCTTGTTGTAGCCATATCAGTACTTATGAGCCTCGTGGGATTAAGTCCTGCGTTAGGTGCGTTCCTGGGAGGAGTGGTATTAGCTAACAGTGAATACAAGCATGAACTGGAAAGCGATATAGAACCGTTTAAAGGCCTGCTGTTAGGCCTGTTCTTCATGGCAGTAGGAGCCTCTATTGACTTTAAGCTGGTAATGTCTATGCCATGGGTAATACTGGGCCTGGTTGTATCGTTAATGATCCTGAAAATGATCATACTCCTGGGATTAGGCAAGGCATTCCGAATCAGTATGGAGCAGAACCTGCTCTTTGGTATGGCGCTTTCCCAGATAGGAGAGTTTGCGTTTGTTTTGCTGGCCTTTACCCAACAGAATAATATCCTCCCTCCCCGGATGGTGAGTATTATGACAGCGGTAGTAGCGCTCAGCATGGCCCTGACGCCCTTACTGCTTCTAATATACGAACGCCTTATTCAGCCACGGTTCAACCAGGCCAGCCCTGAAACCAATACCCGTGAAGCAGACGAGATCCAGGAGAAACATCCAATCATCATTGCCGGGTTTGGGCGTTTTGGAAACATTGTGGGACGTTTCCTCCGGGTGAACGGAGTAAAGGCTACCATCCTGGACCTTGATTCAGACAGGGTAGATGCACTGCAAAACCTGGGTGTCAAGGTGTATTATGGCGACGCCTCCCGGCGCGATCTCCTGGAGGCCGCCGGTGCTGCTGATGCAAAGATCATTATCGTTGCCATGGATACCGTTGAGCAAACACTTGATGTGGTAAAAATGGTACGTAAACACTTCCCTCACCTGCAGATGCTGGTAAAAGCGGAGCATATCCCCGATACCTATGAACTGATGGACCTGGGCGTATTACACATCTATCGTGAAACGCTGGATACTTCACTACGTATGGGCGCGGATGCGCTTCAGATGCTCGGTATAAGGGCTTATCATGCACATCGTAATATCAGCACATTCCGGAAGCAGGATGAAAAAGCACTGAAAGGCCTGTCTGCCATCAGAAATGACAAAAAGCTCTACATCAATACGGTCAAGGCGCGTATTGAAGAACTTGAAAAACTGATGTCCAATGAAAGGGTAACCAAATGGAATCCTTCAGCACAGGGATGGGATGAGCAGTCCCTGATCGATGAGGCTAATCAGGACTAAAGCTACTCACCGCTTACAGTTTCCTGTATCCTGCGGGCAATGTCTTCCAGCAGCTGCGGGTCAATACTATGCCCTGCATGTACATGCTTGTCGCCGATAGCCCGCAGTTGTCCTTCTTCATCCTCTTCAAAGGTGATCTCACACTCTTCGACAGTTACTTTGTAGCTGATCTTATATTGCTGTATCCATGGGCGTACTTCCAGGATGTGGGGCTTCTCCTTAAACTCAAACTTTAGTATAAATGGTTCGTCCAGACCGTCCATAGTTCACAAATTAGCATGTAAAGATATTCTATTCAAAGCTCTTATTCCGGATACGCATTTTTTCCTCTCTTGATAGTTCATGAATGAATAACAGGGAGAGAGATGCTGCGGCACTGATGATCAGTATATATCCTATAAAACCGAGCGTGTGAAATAACCGGAACAAGGTCCAGTCGTTAATAATAGCGTACTGGGCTAAAACAGCCAGCACTGTTCCTAAAAGCCCAAAGGCGAATGCAATTCTCTTCATAAAGGGTACGTTTTGGGATCCGTTATTCTTCTCGAATTAATTGATCTTTTTGTCCGTTTTTTTGGTTAAGTCCTACTGTTCAGGGGGCAAACAAAATGCCATGGCGTCCGTGAGGCAAAGTTACTATCAGCTTGATTTTTCGCGTGGATAGTTTTCCACATTTAAGGGAAGCTATGGAAATGTGAATAACTGCGCACTTAAGTGTCAGTAATATTCTGTATTGAAATAGAATGTATCATATTGATAATTATTACATAAGCGCATCATTTATAAACTTTTTTACCATAATTTTATCATACTTTATTAGTACAGCACTACTGAAGTCCGCTACAGGCATAGAAATTAACTGCTATATGTTGTGAATAACTACCAAAACGATCATCGGGCAATTTTCCAGTTTTTATGATTATTAAGTGCTTACCGGTCATCTATTCCATGACTTGTACCGGTATGGATTAATTTGAGGGAATATAGTACCCGGGGCCTTTCCAGGCCGGGGTTTGGTTCTTTCCTACCGGGCGTGTTGCGCCTGCTGTAGCATTTTAAACGCTGTGAACACCCTGATCCAATTTAATCCTGAAAAGTCTGAGAGAAGAAGCAAAGATGGCGGAAAAACAAGGCGCGTTGGACCGATATCAGAAAAAATAAAAGCCGGAATAAGATTATTCCGGCTCATTACCTAAACCTACAACTGTTACACTGTTAGTAACATATCTTTAATATCTTTTAGTGCATAGCACTTGGATCCAGTTTTGTTTTCTTCGTGCCCTTTACCATAAGTACAAACGGTACGCAGATCAGGAACATCAAGCCCAGGTACAGGAATACGTCCATATACGACATCACCACAGACTGCTTCATGACGCTATATTCCATTGCCTGGTAAGCGCTTCCGAGGGCTCTCTTTGTATCCATTCCTTTTGAAGCAAAGTTGGCTGTCATTCCGGATACCCTGTTCATTACATCAGGATTATTAGTATCCAGCTTGCTCACCAGGTCCACACGATGCAGTTCATTACGGCGGGATACGAATGTTGTGATCAGCGCCACACCAAAAGAACCACCCAACTGACGCATCATACCTGTGAATGCCGCACCTTGTCCTATCTGCTGACCTTTCAGCGTAGACAATGAAAGTGTTGTAATAGGAATGAACAGCATACCCATCCCAACCCCTCTTACTATAAGCATCCAGAAAAAGGCTTCTGATCCTGTATCCGGTGTAATGATCTTATATCCCCAAAAACAGAAGACAAAGAACAGGAACATTCCCAATGCCACCAGATACTGTTGCGGTATACCTCTTTCCAGCATTTTACCTATAAAGGGCATCATAAACGCGGTGGTCAGGGCTGCAGGTATCATCAACATACCTGACTGTGTAGCTGTCCAACCTAGTGTACTCTGTGTGTAAAGAGGAATAATGAAGGTAGATCCATATAACCCGAAGCCCATCAGGAACGATAGTATTGTACCTACCCTGAGATTTCCATTTCCAAGCACCCTCAGTTCCACAATCGGATTCTTATATGACAGTTCCCTCCAGATAAAGAAGAAGAAGCCCAGTACTGCTGCAATTCCTAATACCAATATTGTCGAGTCATTGAACCAGTCATCTTCCTGCCCACGTTCCAAAACGTACTGAAGTGATCCAACTCCTATGGCCAGGAGTCCGATTCCGAACCAGTCGATCTCACTCGCTGATTTCTTTTCACCATATTTCGGGCTTCTCACGAATTGTAGTGTAAGCAGGGTTGCTATTACACCAATAGGAATGTTTATATAAAAAATGTAAGGCCAGGAATAATTATCTACTATATAACCACCTAAAGGAGGACCCAGTGTAGGGCCGATGATCACACCCAAACCGTAGATCGCCTGCGCCATCCCTCTTTTTTCCGGCGGATAGCTTTCAGTAATAATGGTTTGTGAAGTTACCAGCAGGGCTCCACCACCCAACCCCTGTATAAAGCGGAATAACACGAGCTCCCACATGGCTGTGGCATTTCCGCAAAGGAAGGAGGATATAGTAAATATGATAATGGAAACCGCGAAGTAGTTACGACGTCCAAACTGTTGTGATAACCAGCTCGTCATCGGCACAATAATCACGTTACCGATAGCATAAGCAGTGATCACCCAACCTATCTCACTCAGCGTGGCTCCCATATTTCCACGCATATCATTCAATGCCACGTTCACGATGGTCGTGTCCACGATCTCCAGCAGGGCGCAAAAGATGGCAGTTATTGTAATGATCACCCGCCGGGCTCCATATTCTACCAATGATTCTTGTTGCATCGCGTTTATCAATTAATTGTATAAAGATCAGTTACCGAATGTCCCCGCCTGGTGACACGAAATACGCTATTGTATAAAAGACCAGACTTAAAGTAATTCCAATTTATGTTTCACCGCACCACCCAAGCGGGGCCATTCGTGACTGACATTAGTCAAGATGTACATCCACAACTACGTTCATACCCGGACGGAGTTGTTTTACTTCAGGTTGGTTCAGATCATTGAATTCGATCTTCACCGGCAAACGCTGTACAACCTTTACGAAGTTACCTGAAGCGTTATCAGGAGGCAGTAAGGCAAAACGAGCGCCTGTAGCAGGAGAGAAGGAAGTTACTTTACCCTCAATAGATTTACCGGGGAAGGCATCCACATGCACACTTACTTTCTGTCCCAGTTTCATTTTGTCGAGCTGTGTTTCTTTAAAGTTGGCTACAACCCATACATCATTGGATAAAACTACGCTGAAGAGTGACTGACCGGCCTGCACCAGCTGTCCTGGCTGTACATATATTTTTGATACTTCTCCATCTTCGGGAGCAGTGATGATAGAATAGCTCAGTACCAGTTTTGCGTTATCAACTTCAGCCTGGCGTTCTTTGATCACCGCTTTGGCAGCATTGATCTGTTCAGCAGTAGCATCACTTTGTGTAGATACAGCACTTGTCTGACGGGCAGCCACTTTCTTCTGTTCTTCCAGCACTTTTAACTGGCGCTCTGCAGTTTGTTTTGCTGCCAGGGCCTGTTCATATTGTTGCTGAGTAATGGAGTGATCCTTAACCAGGTTGCTGTAACGTTCGTAGTCCTGGTTAGCACGCCATACGTTCACTTTAGCGGCTTCAATCTGCGCGTCTACTGCAGAGATATTTGCCTGTGAAGAAGAGATATTTGAGCGGGCTGCCGTAGTGGTGGCAACTGCTACCTGTACATTTGCCTGGGCAGCGGCCAATGCAGCTTCTGCCTGCGCTACTTTTATCTGCAGATCCCTGTCATCCAGGATAACCAGGGTATCTCCTTTTTTTACACGCTGGTTATCTTTTACCCGCACCTCTTTCACATAACCTGTTACTCTTGGTATCACAGGGCTCACGTTTGCTTCTATCTGTGCGTTGTCGGTCTCTTCATGATGCTGGGCATGTATATATTTAGAGATACCGAATGCACCACCACCGATAACAAGGATTGCCAAAACGATGATGAAACGATAGTTCCTCTTTTTAGGAGCCTCATGAGCATTCTGGGAACTTTTATTGTTAGTAGCTGTTTGCGTTTCCATATAATATATATATGATTAAATACTTTTAAAATTCTGATTGATTATTTCCCGGCCTCAGTACCTGTTTCATTTAAAACACCTGCAGTTTCCAGTAGTTTAGTATAAGCAACTATCGCGTCTGCTTTTGCAAAGGCATAGTTCAGTTTTGCCTGTACATTTGCCACATCCGCTTCCAGCAGGTCTGTAGTTGTAGCCAGGTTATTCTCCTGTTTGTTTTTTACTATTTTATAATTTTCACTTGCCTGATCAATTGCTTTCATGTAGGCTTCTATCTTCTTCTGATTCACCAGATAGTCCTGATATGCCTTATTGATGGAAAGATGAATATTATCTGCCAGCAGCTCTTCATTTACCTGTACTTCCTGCAATCTTACTTTGGCCTCTGTCACTTTTGATCCTGCTTTCCAGAGGGAAGAAGGAGAGTATTTTACGCCGATACCGGCATTCAGTGCATTAGTTACGGTCAGGGCATTGGGTACTGACAGCGCAACGTATCCACCGGTTAGCGCCACAGAAGGATAATATTCGCCTTTAGCAGCTTTAATGCCTGCGTTTGCTGCTCTTTCACGGGCAGAGAGCGCCGCGGCGTCCTTACGGTTCTGCAGGGCTATCTGTTCCCATTCCGCAGCAGCTTTTGCTCCGGCGGGTACCTGTTCGAAGGTGGTGGTATCGGTGCTCAGCTCTGTCGTTTCCGGCAGTCCTAACAATAAATTCATGGCGATATTGGCCAGTTTGAGATTACTTTCTGCTTCCAGCAGTGAAACCTCTACATTGGACTGTTGCAGCTGTACCTTTAATAAGTCGTTACGAGCCACAATACCGTTCTTTTCAAGATTGGTAAAATCTGCTACCCGCTGCTGCTGTTGCTTCAGGTTTTCCTGTACGAGTAGTACCGCCTGTTGCGCCTTATAAAGATTGCTATAAGCGTTGATCGTATTCTGGATCACAGCTTCGCGGTCTTTGTCAGCATCCAGCTTCGCTGCTTCGGCAAGATATCTTGCTGACGCCTTCTGGCTCTGGATAATAAATCCGGAAAAGATCGGCAGGGAAACGGAGGCCATAGCATAAGCCACTGAATTCACTTTAGGAGATGAGCCGCCACCTGAACTGTCACCACCGCCCAGCTTTAGTTTGAGATCTACATTCGGCTCGTTGATACGGAGATATGAAGCAGAAACACTTACGTCCGGTAATTGCGAATTGTTGGCGGTCTTAACTGATGCCAGTGCTGCATCAATTTTGGTTTTGCTGAGTTTGAGTTCTTTACTGTTTTGTATACTAAGCGTTATGGCTTCTTTCAAAGACAGGCTCTTCTTGTCCTGCGCCTGGCTGCTGAGATATGGTAAAGTCAGCAGTAGTGCGCACACTGTCAGAGACCATAATCGCCTGTATGTGCTATTAAGCTTCATGGATTAGAATGGCTTTAAACAAATTTTTCAAATGATTGCTTGTATGACTGATCAGATATTCCTGAAGTTGGCTATCTGTAAGATGCTCTAAATTGCTCATGCGCTGGAAATGGTGCCTGGTAGACATTATATGATTAGTCGTACCAACAAGGGTAACCACCATCATCATAATATCCACATCGCCGTTAAATACCCCGTTTTCCTGTCCTTCATTAATGAAGGACTTGATCACCTCGTATACTTCCTTTTTATTTTCGTGAATAAGTTCGTTCACTGCAATGTCTTCCTGGATCTGCGCCCTTATCATCATCAGATTGAAGCAGGGATTGCCCATGACACGGGCCACATACGTTTCCACTAATGCATCAAATCTTTCAATATATGAACGTCCGTTATTACTAAGCGTTTCGGTTAGCGTCATTTTCCAGGCGATGATCCTTTTCAGGAAGATGGCCTCAATTAATTTCTCCTTTGAGCCAAAGTAGTAAGATATCATTGCGATGTTCACATCAGCCTCATGAGCAATATCCCTCACCGAAGTAGCGTGGAACCCACGGGAAGCGAATAACTTCTCGGCAGCCTCCAGGATTGATAATTGCTTTTGATTGTATTCCATGTGTAAATCGAATTGTGGACACAAAGTTAAACAAACATTTAATTAAATCAAACGACTGTTTAAATCTTGGTAAGTTTAAATACATTTTTAAGCTAATTTTAAGGTTCTTGCCGTTACCAGGTTAATTTTAGCTAAGCGAACGCTCACATACATTAATATTTTATTGCATACTTCCGAATGGAAGGCTATCTACGGAGAAGAGTGAACAGAAAGAACTAACAGTCTCAAAATGAACATAATGGACTTGTTGATTCCAGGTTTTTCATTTTACATTTGAGCCGTTAAAAAAATTGTTGTCCCGATCCAAATCTATCAATTATGCTATTTCTACATCCGGCCGAGTTCATTGTTGCTAACCAAACCATTCATTCTTTATTCAGAACCAATATATTATCATGTACCGTACTTTAAAAAGCTACTGTTTATCAGGCTGTTTGCCTATATCCATTAGTAGGCATCCTGCAAACCTGTTTTTGTACCTATCTCAATATTTATACCTATATCTATATTTATTTTCTGGTCTAAATCAATCTCTATATCTATCCATATCCATTATTTGAAAACGATACCGGATTCAATCG from Chitinophaga filiformis carries:
- a CDS encoding TolC family protein, whose amino-acid sequence is MKLNSTYRRLWSLTVCALLLTLPYLSSQAQDKKSLSLKEAITLSIQNSKELKLSKTKIDAALASVKTANNSQLPDVSVSASYLRINEPNVDLKLKLGGGDSSGGGSSPKVNSVAYAMASVSLPIFSGFIIQSQKASARYLAEAAKLDADKDREAVIQNTINAYSNLYKAQQAVLLVQENLKQQQQRVADFTNLEKNGIVARNDLLKVQLQQSNVEVSLLEAESNLKLANIAMNLLLGLPETTELSTDTTTFEQVPAGAKAAAEWEQIALQNRKDAAALSARERAANAGIKAAKGEYYPSVALTGGYVALSVPNALTVTNALNAGIGVKYSPSSLWKAGSKVTEAKVRLQEVQVNEELLADNIHLSINKAYQDYLVNQKKIEAYMKAIDQASENYKIVKNKQENNLATTTDLLEADVANVQAKLNYAFAKADAIVAYTKLLETAGVLNETGTEAGK
- a CDS encoding HlyD family secretion protein; amino-acid sequence: METQTATNNKSSQNAHEAPKKRNYRFIIVLAILVIGGGAFGISKYIHAQHHEETDNAQIEANVSPVIPRVTGYVKEVRVKDNQRVKKGDTLVILDDRDLQIKVAQAEAALAAAQANVQVAVATTTAARSNISSSQANISAVDAQIEAAKVNVWRANQDYERYSNLVKDHSITQQQYEQALAAKQTAERQLKVLEEQKKVAARQTSAVSTQSDATAEQINAAKAVIKERQAEVDNAKLVLSYSIITAPEDGEVSKIYVQPGQLVQAGQSLFSVVLSNDVWVVANFKETQLDKMKLGQKVSVHVDAFPGKSIEGKVTSFSPATGARFALLPPDNASGNFVKVVQRLPVKIEFNDLNQPEVKQLRPGMNVVVDVHLD
- a CDS encoding transglutaminase-like domain-containing protein, with amino-acid sequence MAIDESKYTTFQQFLLNLLSLLTIIPLAPYLNRYIPPLVVQGWHMDMFVAVLIAFLFTRLLLWIFKPLIIPAFVLVCSVLFINYFTDNYSFTNVLNDYKGMVQGNWGAKNNKQFDILSLYPRRVETYRDKTVRGIRDKVNYKDSLVRNFSVAHSVKDFDEYFPKYGKVSRYLALFHYINRHFKYVPDTHRDEYFATPMETIQNGLGGDCDDHSILMASCLQSIGARCRIVLIQGHAYPELYCGSKEDFEVIKQAIVTLFPQPPVKEIHYHEMKGEYWINLDYTARHPGGKYMNDKVYALIEL
- a CDS encoding chloride channel protein, with product MSQFKTIKKYHSFFRFKRDFERYSLRKVRSYEIIIHWLHKVLSRSQFLILSGILVGLGAGMAGVVLKVLVHYIHYFITHKVHFSTQIIFYILFPFLGIVLTTVLVVWGFKGQSRKGIGLILYEIAQNSSLIPPVKMYSQIMQSAITVGLGGSAGLESPIAVTGAAIGSNYARNYNLGYKERTLLLAAGATAGIAAAFNAPIAGVMFAFEILLTGVVFSDFIPLILAAVCGSLLSKIILQEEVLFHFETRQPFNYYNVPYYIGLGLLSAFYARYFIVISQRVEHFIKGLKWSALQKAILGGLIVSVLCVLMPPLFGEGYTSVKLLAGGYSDEIIQNSFFRYIPAQSWILLLFTGCICLLKVFATAFTIHSGGNGGNFAPSLFAGGFLGYFFALLCTHLGFNNVPFTNLVIVGMAGVMSGVMYAPLTAIFLIAEASSGYDLFIPLMIVSTTSFLLAKWFSPISPELKHLADKGKIFTRAHDKNILSLLKLEELVEKDFQRISSDETLRQLIELVKQGHRNVIGVSGSDEQLEGIISLDDIRQIMFNPSLYDTITIRQLMKPPLAVIDIHDNVADVINKFDEVHTWNLPVTHEGKLVGFVSKSGILNQYRLLLQEYS
- a CDS encoding NAD(P)H-dependent oxidoreductase → MAKILILFAHPAFEKSRVHSQLLTAIRGMPGVTLHDLYEVYPDLNIDVRHEQSLLLQHDIILFQHPFYWYSAPAMIKQWQDLVLEHGWAYGRTGTALRGKMAGNVISAGAQESTYSKEGWHHYTIHDFLLPFRQTAVLCNMQYLDPFVIYGTHRLSYTGILEQAVAYKKMLEGLRDGQLKIQ
- a CDS encoding DHA2 family efflux MFS transporter permease subunit codes for the protein MQQESLVEYGARRVIITITAIFCALLEIVDTTIVNVALNDMRGNMGATLSEIGWVITAYAIGNVIIVPMTSWLSQQFGRRNYFAVSIIIFTISSFLCGNATAMWELVLFRFIQGLGGGALLVTSQTIITESYPPEKRGMAQAIYGLGVIIGPTLGPPLGGYIVDNYSWPYIFYINIPIGVIATLLTLQFVRSPKYGEKKSASEIDWFGIGLLAIGVGSLQYVLERGQEDDWFNDSTILVLGIAAVLGFFFFIWRELSYKNPIVELRVLGNGNLRVGTILSFLMGFGLYGSTFIIPLYTQSTLGWTATQSGMLMIPAALTTAFMMPFIGKMLERGIPQQYLVALGMFLFFVFCFWGYKIITPDTGSEAFFWMLIVRGVGMGMLFIPITTLSLSTLKGQQIGQGAAFTGMMRQLGGSFGVALITTFVSRRNELHRVDLVSKLDTNNPDVMNRVSGMTANFASKGMDTKRALGSAYQAMEYSVMKQSVVMSYMDVFLYLGLMFLICVPFVLMVKGTKKTKLDPSAMH
- a CDS encoding monovalent cation:proton antiporter-2 (CPA2) family protein, with translation MEHSYFFIAMIYLAAAVIFIPIAKKLGLGSVLGYLLAGIVIGPSLLGFIGQEGQDIMHFAEFGVVMMLFLIGIELEPALLWNMRAPILGLGGLQVLISTAAIAGLALLLGQPLNASLALGMTLSLSSTAIVLQSLKEKGQLSSAAGQSAFSVLLFQDIAVIPMLAIFPLLAGPDSNSAADHTSSLRDNLPAWMQTLVVLAAVVVIIVAGQYLVRPLLRVVARTRVRELFTAFALLLVVAISVLMSLVGLSPALGAFLGGVVLANSEYKHELESDIEPFKGLLLGLFFMAVGASIDFKLVMSMPWVILGLVVSLMILKMIILLGLGKAFRISMEQNLLFGMALSQIGEFAFVLLAFTQQNNILPPRMVSIMTAVVALSMALTPLLLLIYERLIQPRFNQASPETNTREADEIQEKHPIIIAGFGRFGNIVGRFLRVNGVKATILDLDSDRVDALQNLGVKVYYGDASRRDLLEAAGAADAKIIIVAMDTVEQTLDVVKMVRKHFPHLQMLVKAEHIPDTYELMDLGVLHIYRETLDTSLRMGADALQMLGIRAYHAHRNISTFRKQDEKALKGLSAIRNDKKLYINTVKARIEELEKLMSNERVTKWNPSAQGWDEQSLIDEANQD